The Burkholderia sp. NRF60-BP8 genomic sequence GGCAAGAACACGGTGTCGCCGGTCGACCGGAACCCGCTCGATCTCGAACAGGCGTTCGCGACCTACACGGGGGCGCTCGGCGGCGGCACGGTCAAGTTCCGCGTCGGCCGTCAGGAGATGGCGTTCGACCTGCAGCGCTTCATCGCCGCGCGCGACGGCCCGAACATGCGGCTCGCGTTCGACGCGGTCTGGGCCGATTACGAATACGGAAAGTGGCGCTTCATCGGCTATGCGACGCAGCCGGTGCAGAACCGCAACGCGTCCGATTTCGACGACGTGTCGAATCGCGATCTCACGTTCAGCGGCGTACGCGTCGAGCGGCAGTCGGTCGGGCCTGGCGATCTGTCGGGCTACTGGTCGCGCTACAACCGCCGCGGCGCGCACTTCCTCGATGCGAGCGGCCCCGAGCATCGCGACGTGTGGGACGTGCGCTACACGGGCACGCAGGGCCGCTTCGACTGGGATCTCGAAACGATGCTGCAGACCGGCACGGTCGGCAACGCGACGATCGGCGCGTGGGCCGTCGGTTCGATTGCGGGCTACAAGCTCGACGCGCCGTGGTCGCCGCGCATCGCGCTGCAGGTCGACGCGGCATCGGGCGACCGGCATCCGCACGACGGCCGCGTCGGCACCTTCAATCCGCTGTTTCCGAACGGCTATTACTTCACGCTGGCCGGCTATACGAGTTACGCGAACCTGATTCACGTGAAGCCGTCCGTGACGCTGAAGCCGTCGCCGAGCCTGTCGCTGCTCGGCGCGCTGGGTTTCCAGTGGCGCGAGACGACGGGCGATGCCGTCTATCAGCAGCCGAACGTCCCGGTGCCGGGCACGGCGGGCAAGGGCGGGTCGTGGACGGGCATGTACGTGCAACTGCGCGCGGACTGGACGATCGCGGCGAACCTGATCGGCGCGGTCGAGGCCGTGCATTTCCAGGTCGGCGACGCGATCCGGCAAGCGGGCGGGCACAACGCCGACTACGTCGGCGTCGAGCTGAAGTACGGATGGTGACGCCGCCGCGCGGCATCGTGCGCCCATGAAAAAAGAGCGGCCCCGAGGGGCCGCTCTCCGTTCGAGCGAGCCGGCGGCGTGCCCGGCCCGTTCGCGATCGCGAGGCGATTACAGGTTCGGCGACAGCGTGAGCGCGTTCGTCAGGTCGCCCATCGGCTGCGCACCGTTCGCCTTCAGCGCGTCGTCGCGCTGCTGCAGGCCCGCGAGGCGCGGCAGCGAGAAGCGGCGCGTGATGAAGCGCAGGATCGAAC encodes the following:
- a CDS encoding alginate export family protein; translated protein: MSERRRGRCGPRFARAARVSVVAGLLFAGTDAAFAETAAASSPIITPASTQEPTPASSASSASAPASTSAAAAASTCTAKRPTVLFNRWQEDWSVLANPCVPHAPLDGLKYIPLGNDQVPYLSLGVNLRERLETNDAPLFGIGSAQSDTYLIQRVEVHADAHLGRHWQFFAQLQDARAFGKNTVSPVDRNPLDLEQAFATYTGALGGGTVKFRVGRQEMAFDLQRFIAARDGPNMRLAFDAVWADYEYGKWRFIGYATQPVQNRNASDFDDVSNRDLTFSGVRVERQSVGPGDLSGYWSRYNRRGAHFLDASGPEHRDVWDVRYTGTQGRFDWDLETMLQTGTVGNATIGAWAVGSIAGYKLDAPWSPRIALQVDAASGDRHPHDGRVGTFNPLFPNGYYFTLAGYTSYANLIHVKPSVTLKPSPSLSLLGALGFQWRETTGDAVYQQPNVPVPGTAGKGGSWTGMYVQLRADWTIAANLIGAVEAVHFQVGDAIRQAGGHNADYVGVELKYGW